Below is a genomic region from Methanolobus sediminis.
GGCCTTGCGAAGTGATTTTTCTTCGTCTATGGCTTTTAGAAGTTCTACTTTTCCACCGCCAATTATCGGTTTTCCATCTTCTGCAAGCCAGACTTTTGTTTTTGCTTCCATAATTATCTCCCGGGTGTCATTTGAGATCGGATTCATCAAAGATGAAAATCTCATCTATTGTTGTCTCAAGAGTTATTGCTATTTTATATGCAAGTTTAAGGGAGGGATTATATTTCCCTTTTTCCAGAAAACCGATGGTTTCCCTTCTCACACCAACTTTATTTGCAAGGTCTTCCTGAGTCATGTCATATCTGGCCCGGAGTTCCTTGATCCTTGTTTTCATCCTATCAGTCCTGCATTTTGTTCTTATTCAATATCTCCTTTTCTGAAAAGATACCACTGGATACCTTTTGCAGTTACAATCATTGTTACCATAAGGATTGCCAGCACTTCTTTGACTGTCAGCATGACAATTTCGAAATTGTCTACCCAGAACAACAGGGATATCAGAATAAATGTTATGAGCCATGAATATGAAAGTCCATAAGCACCTATTTTGATAGTTCTTTCATCCTTTACAGGTCCATTTCGATATCTTTTTGCTTTTATGAATGTGATGAAGATGGCAATTGTACCTATGTTTACAAGACTGATTCCTATTTGCTCATATTCTTCAATCATTGCGATTAAAGAAATGCCTGTAAAGATAAGGATTAAGGCAAGAGCATAAGTTGTTTTTGTATATTTTTCCAGCTTTTCCATAAATCTCACGATGTCTATTATAAATAATTCTAACATAATGTTAGATATCACTCTTATTATGTGAACTATATCTAACATTCACTATTTATAATCATGCTTTATATGAACTTCCGGAAAATTACTTATTCAGGAATTCACCCATATGATGTAAGCAGT
It encodes:
- a CDS encoding helix-turn-helix transcriptional regulator, yielding MKTRIKELRARYDMTQEDLANKVGVRRETIGFLEKGKYNPSLKLAYKIAITLETTIDEIFIFDESDLK